The Lycium barbarum isolate Lr01 chromosome 9, ASM1917538v2, whole genome shotgun sequence genome has a segment encoding these proteins:
- the LOC132609114 gene encoding SNF2 domain-containing protein CLASSY 1, which translates to MKRHIHYNAHPIDPHPFEAFWYGSWQAVERLRISMGTITTHLLVDGEVLEENIPVSNLRMRSRKATLSDCACFLRPGLEVCVLSIPYQGEDSGDEKDVKPVWIDAKIRSIERKPHELTCTCQFYVSVYATQGPPPILKKTLSKEINMLHIDQIAILQKLELKPCEDKHYRWSSSEDCNSLQTFKLFIGKFSSDLTWLVAASVLKEATFDVRSMHNQIVYEIVDDDLDKKEPNSDQHSYSVNFKLENGVSTTTVVQFSRDVPDINPTSDLSEAGPLVLYDPMGPRRSKRRFVQPERYNGCDHDLAEFDVEMTRLVGGRRKVEYEELPLALSIQADHAYRNGEIEENARSYRRELVGGHIRPHEKKSSECSAGWRNEMKSDVNKLAYKKSVTTDSQRQLAIVPLHRPAGTDLMVHQQIPLDVEVPDEVSAEIGEIVSRYIYFNGSSTSHNRKDSKMNFTKPEARRWGQVKISKLKFMGLDRRSGMLGSRKKYSRSTSKKDSIYDIRSFKKGAVAANVYKELIRRCMANIDATLNKEQPPIIDQWKEFQSTKSSLRESAESLSKNKEEEISEIDMLWKEMELALASCYLLEDSEDSHVQYASNFSIGAEIRGEVCRHDYRLNEEIGIICRLCGSVSTEIKDVPPPFMPSANYSSSKEQRTEEATDNKQDGDGLDSLSIPASSSAPSSSGEGEENVWALIPDLGNKLRAHQKKAFEFLWKNIAGSIVPAEMQPESKKRGGCVISHTPGAGKTLLIISFLVSYLKLFPGSRPLVLAPKTTLYTWYKEVLKWKIPVPVYQIHGGQTFKGEVLREKVKLCPGLPRNQDVMHVLDCLEKMQMWLSQPSILLMGYTSFLTLTREDSHYAHRKYMAQVLRQCPGLLILDEGHNPRSTKSRLRKGLMKVDTRLRILLSGTLFQNNFGEYFNTLTLARPTFVDEVLKELDPKYKKKNKGASRFSLENRARKMFIDKISSVIDSDIPKKRKEGLNILKKLTGEFIDVYDGGSSDNLPGLQCYTLMMKSTTLQQEILVKLQNQRPIYKGFPLELELLITLGAIHPWLIRTTACSSQYFKEEELEALQKFKFDLKLGSKVKFVMSLIPRCILRKEKVLIFCHNIAPINLFLEIFERFYGWSKGTEVLVLQGDIELFQRGRIMDQFEEPGGQSKVMLASITTCAEGISLTAASRVILLDSEWNPSKSKQAIARAFRPGQDKVVYVYQLLATGTLEEEKYKRTTWKEWVSSMIFSEDLVEDPSHWQAPKIEDELLREIVEEDRATLFHAIMKNEKASNMGSLQE; encoded by the exons ATGAAGAGGCATATACATTACAATGCTCATCCAATTGATCCACACC CATTTGAGGCATTCTGGTACGGCTCTTGGCAAGCTGTGGAGCGCCTAAGGATCAGTATGGGGACCATCACTACTCATCTTCTGGTTGATGGGGAAGTGCTTGAGGAGAACATTCCGGTATCAAATCTTCGAATGAGGTCTCGAAAAGCTACTTTATCTGATTGTGCCTGCTTTTTACGACCCGGACTTGAGGTTTGTGTGCTTTCAATCCCTTATCAAGGAGAAGATTCAGGAGATGAGAAAGATGTCAAGCCT GTATGGATTGATGCAAAAATAAGATCTATAGAGAGGAAGCCTCATGAGCTCACTTGTACTTGCCAATTTTATGTCAGCGTTTATGCCACTCAAGGCCCTCCTCCCATTTTGAAGAAAACCTTAAGTAAGGAGATAAATATGTTGCACATTGATCAGATTGCCATTCTCCAAAAACTTGAACTTAAACCTTGTGAAGACAAACATTATCGGTGGAGTTCTTCTGAGGACTGCAATTCGTTGCAGACTTTTAAACTATTCATAGGAAAATTCTCCTCGGACCTCACATGGCTAGTGGCTGCATCTGTTCTCAAAGAAGCTACATTTGATGTGAGATCAATGCACAACCAGATTGTCTATGAAATTGTGGATGACGATCTTGACAAAAAAGAACCAAATTCGGACCAACATTCTTACTCCGTGAATTTCAAGTTAGAAAACGGAGTTTCAACAACCACTGTTGTTCAATTCAGTAGAGATGTCCCTGATATAAATCCTACCAGTGACCTAAGTGAAGCTGGGCCTCTGGTTCTGTATGACCCAATGGGACCACGAAGGTCAAAGCGTCGATTTGTACAGCCAGAGCGTTATAATGGATGTGATCATGATTTGGCAGAATTTGATGTTGAGATGACACGGTTAGTTGGGGGTAGGAGAAAAGTGGAGTATGAAGAACTACCACTTGCACTATCTATTCAGGCCGATCATGCTTATCGGaatggtgaaattgaagaaaatgccAGGTCTTACAGGAGAGAGTTGGTTGGGGGACATATTAGACCTCATGAGAAGAAGTCCTCTGAATGTTCAGCCGgatggagaaatgaaatgaaatcagATGTAAATAAGCTTGCATACAAGAAATCAGTTACAACTGACAGTCAACGTCAACTTGCTATCGTTCCCCTGCATCGTCCTGCGGGAACTGATTTGATGGTCCATCAACAGATCCCACTTGATGTTGAAGTTCCTGATGAGGTGTCGGCAGAGATTGGTGAAATAGTTTCCAGATACATATATTTCAATGGTTCTTCAACATCGCATAATAGGAAAGATTCTAAAATGAACTTCACAAAACCAGAAGCTAGACGCTGGGGGCAAGTCAAAATTTCAAAGTTAAAATTCATGGGACTTGATCGTAGAAGTGGGATGTTAGGTTCACGTAAGAAATACAGTAGAAGTACTTCTAAGAAGGATAGTATTTATGACATAAGATCATTCAAAAAGGGTGCTGTAGCGGCTAATGTGTATAAGGAATTGATTAGAAGGTGCATGGCAAACATTGATGCCACACTTAATAAGGAACAACCACCAATAATTGATCAATGGAAAGAGTTTCAGTCAACAAAATCTAGCCTCAGAGAGTCAGCTGAGAGCCTCTCAAAGAATAAGGAGGAAGAGATTTCAGAAattgatatgttatggaaggaGATGGAACTAGCCCTGGCATCATGTTATCTTCTCGAAGACAGTGAG GATTCCCATGTTCAATATGCAAGTAATTTCAGCATAGGAGCTGAAATACGTGGAGAAGTTTGTCGACATGATTATCGACTCAATGAAGAAATCGGAATTATTTGCCGGTTATGTGGATCCGTTAGCACCGAAATAAAGGATGTCCCACCACCCTTT ATGCCTTCAGCAAACTACAGTTCCAGCAAGGAGCAAAGAACTGAAGAAGCTACAGATAACAAGCAGGATGGAGATGGCCTTGATAGTTTGTCCATTCCTGCTTCTTCCAGCGCACCTTCATCATCAGGAGAAGGGGAAGAAAATGTCTGGGCGCTGATACCCGATCTAGGAAATAAATTACGGGCACACCAAAAGAAAGCCTTTGAATTTCTGTGGAAAAATATTGCTGGATCCATAGTACCTGCGGAAATGCAACCAGAAAGCAAAAAGAGAGGTGGCTGTGTTATTTCTCATACTCCAGGAGCTGGGAAGACCTTACTTATTATTTCCTTCCTTGTAAGCTACCTGAAATTATTTCCTGGATCACGGCCATTGGTCCTTGCTCCCAAGACAACACTCTACACCTGGTACAAAGAAGTACTTAAGTGGAAGATTCCTGTGCCAGTCTACCAAATTCATGGCGGTCAAACATTTAAGGGAGAGGTTCTAAGAGAAAAGGTGAAATTATGTCCTGGTCTTCCTCGCAATCAAGATGTCATGCATGTCTTGGACTGCCTTGAGAAAATGCAGATGTGGCTTTCACAACCCAGTATTCTCCTTATGGGCTATACCTCCTTTTTAACACTGACACGGGAAGATTCACATTATGCGCATAGGAAATATATGGCCCAGGTGTTGCGGCAGTGTCCAGGGCTCCTAATACTTGATGAAGGGCACAACCCAAGAAGTACAAAATCGAGGTTAAGAAAGGGTCTAATGAAGGTCGATACACGACTTAGGATTTTGCTTTCTGGTACATTATTTCAGAATAATTTTGGAGAGTATTTCAACACACTTACCTTAGCAAGGCCAACCTTTGTTGATGAGGTCTTGAAGGAGCTGGATCCTAAATACAAGAAGAAAAACAAAGGTGCATCGCGCTTTTCATTGGAAAATCGAGCAAGAAAGATGTTTATTGATAAAATCTCAAGCGTCATTGATTCAGACATCcccaagaaaaggaaagaagGCCTAAACATATTGAAGAAACTAACAGGTGAATTCATAGATGTGTATGACGGTGGATCATCTGATAACCTTCCTGGTTTACAATGCTACACTTTGATGATGAAATCAACTACTCTTCAACAAGAAATTTTGGTGAAGCTTCAAAATCAAAGACCCATCTACAAAGGATTTCCACTGGAGTTAGAGCTGTTGATTACCCTTGGTGCAATCCATCCTTGGTTGATCAGAACGACAGCATGTTCAAGCCAGTACTTTAAGGAAGAGGAGCTGGAGGCTCTCCAGAAATTCAAGTTCGATCTAAAGCTGGGTTCGAAAGTCAAATTTGTAATGAGCCTAATACCTCGTTGTATCCTCAGGAAAGAAAAGGTTTTGATATTTTGCCACAATATTGCTCCAATTAATCTTTTTCTGGAGATATTTGAGAGGTTCTATGGTTGGAGTAAGGGCACCGAAGTACTGGTGCTTCAAGGTGACATTGAGCTTTTTCAAAGAGGAAGAATAATGGATCAATTTGAGGAGCCAGGCGGACAATCAAAGGTTATGTTGGCATCCATTACAACTTGTGCAGAAGGCATTAGCTTGACCGCAGCATCACGTGTAATATTACTGGATTCGGAGTGGAATCCTTCTAAGAGCAAGCAAGCCATTGCACGAGCTTTTCGGCCTGGTCAGGACAAAGTTGTCTATGTCTACCAGCTTCTGGCGACGGGCACATTAGAAGAGGAGAAATATAAAAGAACAACATGGAAAGAATGGGTATCAAGCATGATATTCAGTGAAGACCTCGTGGAGGACCCTTCTCACTGGCAAGCACCAAAAATTGAAGATGAATTGTTGAGAGAGATTGTTGAGGAGGATCGAGCTACATTATTCCATGCCATTATGAAAAATGAGAAGGCTTCTAACATGGGAAGTCTGCAGGAATAA